DNA from Triplophysa dalaica isolate WHDGS20190420 chromosome 9, ASM1584641v1, whole genome shotgun sequence:
TGTGAGTCTTACGGCTACCTACATTCATAAAATTCGCCGCCATAttttgtacagcagccctaaacggacaaacaactctacaatgtgcgtttcctctccctctcccctgCGGTATGGTGGTGAAACGGATCGCAGATGATTGTGATCCATACAGATCGTACTCTACCGTTCGGAACGCGTTTGTGACCCGCGgattaaatgtaagtttattcatcattaaGTAAGAGAGTAAAATGCGTCTCTCTGCAGTTTTAGCGCCAAcacgctctcgctctctctctccagtgtCTGGAtgagtacaatattaaagcgtatccagataaacaatgaccctcaaaactgctccgtcacGCACGGCTAACATTACAACAAAAACAGCAACATATtttggttctaacaaacagaaaaaacaatggtaCTCACATACTGATCCGAATCAAAGTAACCTCATCGGGTAATTTTAAGACGATCTTTCTCTCAAacgtctctgctggaaagtatctccatagatatctgaGTATATCTACTGTGGGTCCTAACGTGTCCCTACAAGGAagactttataatattaacgcaggtcctagctcctgcctgccttttatccttctttttctGCTTAAAgtccacagaccttttatttagggctgcaactaacgattattttaataatcgattaatctgtaaataattttttcgattaatcgatgaatcggataaaaaaaaaacacaagaaaagcaataatttccaaccctttattcaaaaacagaactaaaatctttagaaagtgcacaagcatgttgctccttgaacatccctgagctgttataaaaataataaaatcaaacaaaaatggactaacacaaaaaacatacacatgtatgctttacatctgccaaatatatagacttttttaaaataatagtgccacctgagctgccagaacaataaataatttataaaaactaaagaacaatacaaatcagaaaacttaacaggatttgtttgaatgtaagaacttgttctctacactacactgcagacagacactcgcagatgcacacactcgcaaacgcacacacttttgcagacgcacacactgacaaacactgacacacacacacactctctctcaaattcacttgaagcttattcatccaaaaaaggcgagtgaataaaaacgtgtttttagtcttacaatgcaaagcgcaaagtaactacaccacccctgattatactgttattaacgagctaatgctaacttgtgatgcttgtcaatctggataacgagtaaacatccgcaccagggacattacgttcttcacttcgaaacggaacaaaagtaggattctgtagtgacttaacctgctgttgaactcccttcctcctcatcacagactcaaacatgtttgcgtttcagatgctggatcattgccgcgttgctcccgccatgtcgcgtttgcatattttgtagttaacagtttttctgtttatttagtgtgaaatgctcccgcacctatgatgacttgggtcgcggggatttctctgcctccgtcatgtatctttcctccgctcgttttttaatttttgctccgccctgtatatgaggcgccgaactctgctagcatcagtgcgcgagagaccgagtgtgtttacctcgctccgcgctcaaataaagtttttttttaataaccaaacgtgtccgcgtcgcgcgacacaacgaatcgataatgaaattcgttgacaacttttttactaatcgttttttatcgattttatcgattcgttgttgcagccctacttttatttaatgtaataaataagacatcgctctttctacagtctttcttaagcctgcatgatctcttccctgcgtcaacatgagaacgacatctttttgtactgtggtggccaccGTTGTCTTTGGACTGAGCGATTCGTGGCAAATCTATATTACAATGCTGGTGGCCGCTGTAAATCAAGAACAACGTCTTTAACtcaattttgaccaaatgtgTAGTTATTGTGCTTTGCCTTTGGATGGCAGTATAGAGCACTATGACACAAGTTACTTCCGGATTCAATTCTTCCAACGGATGTCTATGCGCGTGtcgcaactctgtttttcaattGCTCTGGCTTCTACGGGACAGTTATTACCAAATtagaggatgtgtgtgtgtgagagagaactGCTATTGTGTATCATGGTTATTAACAGCTGTGTTTAGTACCAAGCTAcagcgtgtgtgtatgtgtatgaacTGCTGCTGTGTATTATGATTATCAGATACATTTCAGTAAGGGATATTGTTGATGTGCCTGTCAAACATCTGAAACTACATTCTGAATATGTCTTAATGTATTAATCTATTACAGATGACCTCTTCGATAAGCCGCCATGTCGTGGGTGCTCCTCTTATCTAGTGGAGCCCTACATAAAGTGTGCCGAATGTGGCCCTTCACCTTTCCTCCTGTGTCTGCAGGTAGATCACTGGATTCAGTGTCCCATTGTTTTGTATACAATTCATATCTACAGTgatggtttatttaaatattttctacaTATGACTTATCTCGGTTATATCTCTGTTACAGTGTTTTACCAGAGgatatgaatataaaaagcATCAGAGTGACCATACATATGAAATCATGGTAGGATCAAATACTTCTTCTATCtacttattaaatattaaaccatAAATGTTAAAAGGGTTGATCACGACAGTACTTAGATAGTTTGCAGGTTGGTcagttcattcatttattgtatgtattttgatctttttgtatttttttctttttgtgtctaTTATACCTGCGGTGCTCCATAGGTTGTGTCTTTTACAAATACTCATTGCTTTGTTCATCTTTCTTTTAGACATCCGATTTTCCCATATTAGAAACAGGCTGGACTGCTCAAGAAGAGATGGCGCTTTTAGAAGCTGTTGTGGATTGTGGTTTTGGTAACTGGTCAGTGCTGTTTCTCACTTCAGcaacaattatattttgtagATCAAAGTTTATATTAAACGATCTGATGCAGAGACACATCGGAGGTTAATGTATTTGAGATCTGGGCTTTTCTTCAGGCAGGATGTGGCTTATCAGATGCGTACAAAGACCAAAGAGGAATGTGAAGGTCACTACATGAAGAACTTCATCAACAATCCTCTCTTCTCCTCCACTTTGCTCAGTCTCAGACAGATGGAAGAACATCTGTCTCGAACAGCAGACACAGCCATTCCCTTTAAGCGTAAGGAAGCACCTGTCAATATTCAAAGCTGTTTTGTGATGAATAACAAGATACTAACATGATGTCTGATGCTAAGTATGTACACACACAATAATTCATCAAATTctgtgaagaagaaaaaaattcatGCTCCTTTGTGTAAATGAAAGCACACTGTGACCAGTGGTCTTCAAGTTCCAAAAAACtattgttttaatcattttagccTCAGGTTGTTTGTCTTTGGCCTGGATTGTCTGGGAGCATTTGGATTAGTTGTTATCAAGCAGACCATCTTATCTGCAGAGgaaatctgtttttgtgttaatcTGATGTTCTTCCAGTGTGGCTATTTGTGTTTGTCATCTTGAGTTAAACAGACCCCAGCAGGCACAGATTTATCAGGCCACACTTACACTTTATCTCGGTAAATAGGCTGCCGTGGTCGGCATTTTGGtgttaaatgaatatttgtCAACTCGCTCTCAATGTTTTTGAacctgtattgttttttttgcttcaaaataaaggtggcaaataaatacaaagacaATTCTAAAAGATTTAAACTAGGCTGTTTATAATATtctcataatgtttatttaacagtTAATGTTCGTGGGTTATGTCTCTTACAGCAACAGATGATCCTCCAAGACCTTCATTTGACTCACAGCTCTCCAGAGATATGGCTGGATATATGCCAGCTCGAGCAGACTTCATGGAGGTCAGTGTGTTTAAAGTAAACCCGTTTGTGTATTATTTACAGTGTCTAATCTTTCTTTCCCTCTTGAAAATTAGGAGTTTGATAATTATGCTGAGTGGGATTTGAAAGATATAGATTTTGTGGATGATGACTCTGATATTCTTCATGGTAAGTGTCACTTTGCACAAATATCGCTGTACACTTACTTCACAAAAATATTCAGACCTATAACCAGTTTCTTATTTTCCTGAAATGAGCAacccaacaaaatatttttgccaCCAATCATTTTGAATGCCTTAACACAGTGAACTACAAATAAACCAGGAATAAAACACGCAATTACttgctgaaattaaaagcagttggacTTGATGGTGGTCCTTACGATTTTTGTCCttggacactgaaatgttgcaCAGATTTGCATTcctgatatttattttgttcctgGTTTCAGTGGCGGTGGAAATACACAAAGCAAAGCcttaagaaaacattttctgtttaagcaaaaaaaattgGTCTTAATGACAAACAGAATTTTACTAGATTACTTtgcttttctaaatatttacagTGTTTGACCATGCTTTAATCTTTAGGTTTGTATGAAATACATCTGCATAGAATGCTAAATTGAATTTACGTGTAGAAAGTTATGGGCTTTATCCCGTTTTAAATAGAGTACAGATAACGGTTGACTTTATGTGATGTGTGGTGACGTCACATGTATACCCTCTGTTTCCTGCAGCAATCCAAAACGCTCTTGCATTGTGGTGAAGggttttacataatttatatttattgctatTGTCTAGTTTTTGCTTTGCTTAATCTAAGaatttttcttcacaaaataaGTTGGCTGTTGAATTTTAATATTATTCTCAGGAAATATAACATTGACTATATAGCAAAGCTACAGCTAACAATTTGTAACCGAGTAAAATGAGAGAACTGAAAATAGGAAAAGAATCATAGCAATAATAGCTGATTTGGTCATTTTTTGTAGCTTTATTAACtgttttttaactttgttttcagCTCTCAAAGTTGCAGTCGTGGATATTTATCACTCAAGACTGAAGGAGAGGCAGAGAAGGAAGaagtatgtttaaaatgacacttgTTGTACTGCCATAAAACAACCATTAGGGGGCAACGGTTGAATGTTAAATCCTAGAAATTCtaactacatttattttaataatttaagcaTCCAAGTTTAGAAAAATAGCGatataaaaatactgttaaCTTCAAATTGAGAAGTTAACATGAAATACTGAAATGATTAGCAAAAGTGAGCCAATGCTTTACTCTGAGTATGCTACAGTGTAATCCAATCCTTAGCAACAGGTAAGCATGCCTGAttttcaaacacacagacagctACAACAGTAACAGATCTATGTGTAAATCACTATAAACCCTCTTAAGGGTttgtggtatgtgtgtgtgacctcCGGAAACATGGGCAGCCGTTTTCTGAGGTCTCCAACAGAGAGacacccttcatgtttgtcactgggtttttcaaatatctaaccagtaaaaagtattaaatagtGCATGTGTCAACTTTGACATCACAGTATATAAtcagttaaaatgtatattgtgaatttggacatccacaGTTTCAGAAGGACACCGACTATATACTATTGAAATAGGAATGATTAAAATTAAGATTCATTCTGCTTCATGTTTACTTGAATAGTAATGACAACAGTCACAATGAACAATCTTTCACTAAATATTGTAGTTCATCATCTGTATTATGTGTACTGGTATAATTGTCTTCCTAAAAATTGTGTCATGCTTCTGGTCactttagttagttttattgTTAGCATTTATGTGAAAGTGTAAAATATGGTGTGAATTGTTGCCTTTTAGGATCATTCGGGATCATGGACTCATCAACCTACGCAAGTTTCAGAGTAAGAATTTCTTTTTCGCATCATGGCGTCATGTTTTAGATTTGAGAACATGAGGTCAGTTATACACAAACAATCATTATCCAAACGCCTTGGCATCTCACAAATTCTATGTGGATATGAGCAATATGTTAGGTAATGTTCCCAAGCGTATATATACAGGTTGGCTTGCACACTCACAGGCCAGTAGTCATTCCCACATGATGAACCTTCCTAACCTCTGATAACACACGCCAACTGTGCAAAATGTTTACAACGAATGCCTGGATAACTGCGATCCCACATCAACACTGATCCCAGAGCAGTTCTCAGCATCTGCGATCGACCCACTATGAATAGTTTggcatgaaatgaaaatgttcacTCTAATGACAAAGAAGATTGCATCTTTTATTGATCTGTGCTCTCTCAGCTCCGTGTGGCTTGTGTCCACAAATACAACCCCATCTCTGTCTCTTTCCCCCTGGACGTTTCTGTGAACGGTGCTTTCGAATACGCTTATCCAATTATTTCCTCTTCAGCCGCATCGAAATAAAGAGCAAAATCCAATCGGTTTGCGTGTCTTCCTGACTCgttttgagtgtgtgtgatgtgctTAAAGTCATCTTTATTTATCTGTCGGCTCCCAGCCGCCCTCCTCATCTCCTTGCACTCTCAAGACAAAAGAGAGGCGATAGTTACTGTGGAACCGGAGACTTGTTGTCATGGAGACTGCGGGAAAGTGTGCGAGAGCGATAATGGAAGCAGTGACCAAGACCTGATGGCTCGCAGCGGTGTTGGTTTATCCTCAATACAGTTAGACATGTCTCTCATCCCAGCAGCCACAGACGGTCTAGATCGAGAAAGACCGAGTGATGTGTCTGCATCTCTCATCAGAAAAAAGTGTGGAGTGACAGGGGAGAGGTGTGTGCGCGTATGCTGATATTATCGCGCAGGCAAAATATCACACCTCTCGCTCACCCACATAGCATCTATCGGTTTCCATCGCTCTCGCTCAGTGATGGTGGGGCTGGTGGCTGTTAGTGCTGCTCGCTGATCCCTTCAAAGGGAACTGAACTTCAGTGGTGGGTGAAGAACCATCATGGATAGTTGTACTGAGCCGTTGGGCCCAGCTGGACTCTTCATACATCACTGTTGCCTAGTGCTTTTTTAAATCGTGTCAGAAGTTGGTCTTTCCGAAAGAGGAATTTTCCGAATCCTTAAGTATGTTTCTGTTCTGTTGATAGTGTTGGAAAGGCGT
Protein-coding regions in this window:
- the tada2a gene encoding transcriptional adapter 2-alpha codes for the protein MDRLASFGNDLFDKPPCRGCSSYLVEPYIKCAECGPSPFLLCLQCFTRGYEYKKHQSDHTYEIMTSDFPILETGWTAQEEMALLEAVVDCGFGNWQDVAYQMRTKTKEECEGHYMKNFINNPLFSSTLLSLRQMEEHLSRTADTAIPFKPTDDPPRPSFDSQLSRDMAGYMPARADFMEEFDNYAEWDLKDIDFVDDDSDILHALKVAVVDIYHSRLKERQRRKKIIRDHGLINLRKFQMLERRYPKEVQDLYDVMRRFARVVGPIEHDKFIESHALEFELKREIQRLQEYRREGIQSFCGAKVYERVKCTREDERRKRNMLCDILQYIHDSRACQQWLHKQAAIDAGITPVVTTITTSGRRSAPPLNLTGLPGTEKLNEREKELCQVVRLVPGAYLEYKQALLNECRRQGGLRLAQARSLIKIDVNKTRKIYDFLIKEGYINKA